Proteins found in one Pieris napi chromosome 11, ilPieNapi1.2, whole genome shotgun sequence genomic segment:
- the LOC125053677 gene encoding uncharacterized protein LOC125053677 — MSEIHEDLSCSEHEEADTKIVYHVCNIDAQANFVIRCSDTDIAVIMLGNMHHLKNNDSRVWILTGTGNKQRYVDLNAIYEQLGPSLCRSLPAFHAITGCDFNPALFKKGKQKPFNILKKNEEYQQAFHRFGTLDFVGDVDEEERVFNIIQKFICDVYNVPGIIDVDAARLQLFINTYMVSDINEEFNRKNLRNFDASNLPPCKSELWQQFRRASYIASFWNNASMKMINIFNPENNGWTLQDGKYNFHWFDGDQLPGFVSESVEEQSEEENKDNADDDDHDLDIQFQDWLDDELSNFNDDDNED; from the exons atGTCTGAAATCCATGAAGATTTATCATGTTCCGAGCATGAGGAAGCCGATACAAAGATCGTATACCATGTTTGCAACATCGATGCTCAGGCTAATTTTGTGATACGATGTTCAGATACTGATATAGCAGTGATAATGCTGGGAAATATGCatcatttgaaaaataatgattCTCGAGTTTGGATTTTGACCGGCACTGGTAACAAGCAGAGATATGTTGACTTGAATGCTATCTACGAACAATTAGGACCGTCGCTGTGTCGAAGTTTACCCGCATTCCATGCTATCACAGGATGTGATTTTAATCCAGCATTATTCAAAAAGGGCAAGCAAaagccgtttaatattttgaagaaaaatgaagagtaccaacaagcatttcaccgttttggtacgttggattttgttggtgatgtagatgaagaagaacgtgtattcaacataatacaaaaatttatctgtgatgtttacaacgttcctggaataattgatgtagatgctgccagactacagttgtttattaatacatacatggtatctgatataaatgaagaattcaatcgaaagaatttaagaaacttcgaTGCCAGTAACTTACCACCTTGTAAAAGTGAGCTTTGGCAACAGTTTCGACGGGCTAGCTATATAGCTAGTTTTTGGAACAATGCAAGTatgaagatgataaatattttcaaccccgaaaacaatggctggacactacaagatggtaaatataattttcattggttcgatggagatcaattaccgggttttgtcagtgagtcggtggaagaacaatcag AggaagaaaataaggataatgctgatgatgacgatcacgatttagatattcaatttcaagattgGCTGGATGATGAATTATCTAATTTCAACgatgatgataatgaagattaa